The DNA sequence AGATATCCTCAGCTCAATATTCTTAGATTAGGAGGCTTAATGGGAGACAACAGGCTTTTGAAAAATTATAATGTCGGTAATCTTGATCATGCTGTGAATCATATTCACTATGCTGATATCAGTGCCATTATCAGACAAATGATTGAAAGTAAAACAGAAGCAAAACTTTATAATGTTACGGCCCCGATTCATCCGGCAAAAAGCCAGGTGATTAATGCTCAGAAAAATATTCCTGACGAGGAAGTTTTTGAAGTAAAAGGAAAGAAGGTTTTATCTTCAAAACTGGCTTCAGAGCTGGATTATACATTTCAATATCCTGATCCTAGGACTTTCCATTTGTAATTAATTTGATTGGATTGGATTTGATCTTCCACCCATTTATACATACTCAATTCTTATGATACCCTTTGTCATTCCGTAGGAATCTAAATACAGTTTTTTAAAAATAACATAGAGATTCCTACGGAATGACAAACCGGATGGGTAGTTTTATTCATCGTGGAAAAAAATAACTATTTTCAATATAATCAAATTTAATAGGAACTGGCTAACATCCTGAGCGTCGACTAAGGGAGCCTGTTTTCAAAATAGATCAGATTCATTGGCTTTAGCCAAAACCTATAAAAAAACCTCTGGAAGTTATTTCCGGAGGTCTTTTTATTATATCAATAAAATAATTACTTAATAATTCTTTCCAATACCCAGTCAATAAGGTTTTTCTCTGAAGCATGGTGGTCTGCAGAGAACTCACCGCGTCTTCTGTTGGCAATAACGTTATTTACAGTAATGGCTTTGTGTCCTAATAATTTTGAAAGCGCATAGATGGCAGAAGTTTCCATCTCAAAATTGGTAATTCCAAGGTCGTTCAATGTTTCCAGGAATTTATCATCTACTGCCTTTAGACGAAGTTGTCTCCCCTGTGGAGCATAGAATCCTGGGAATGTTGCTGTATTTCCGTGGTATTTGGCATCTTTGTAATATTCTCCCATTTCTTCTGCCCAGTCTGAGAAATAAAGCATCGGCTTGATTCTTTCGTAAGGGAATTTTTCTAAGAAGTTTTTGGAAAACTCATTTTCAAAGTTATAGTCCTGATAGAAATGCATCAATCCGTCTAATCCTACCACATTTTGGGTAACCAGCATATTATCAACCTGTACATCCGGGTTTACACTTCCGCAGGTTCCCATACGGAATAATTCAAGAGCTTTATGTTCAGTCTTAAACTCTTTATTTTTAAGATCGATGTTCACCAAAGCATCCAGTTCGTTCATGACGATATCGATGTTTTCAGTTCCGATACCCGTAGACATTACAGTAATTCTTTCTCCCCGAAGCGTTCCTGTATGCGTGTAAAATTCTCTTTTATTTTTTTTGATTTCTACCGTATCAAAGTATTTTGAAACTTTTGCCACTCTGTCAGGATCACCCACAAGGATGATTTTGTCAGCAATATCTTCAGGTAAAAGATTCAGGTGGTATACACTTCCGTCTTCATTCAGAACAAGTTCTGAGGCAGCAAGTTTGTTTAGCATAATATGTATATTTTTGTTTTTTTAATTAATGATAATCGCGTCTTTATAAGGAGATGCCATCACTTCATAGATATCATTGTATTCTTCTACGATTCTTTTCTGGCCGTTCATCACTTCGTACACGGTAACGACAGTTTTTTCAATGTTTTTCGGATCCTTTCGCTGTGACGTGATTTCGTAGAAATGGTCATCTTTTTTAAGAATAGAAATCAGTTCTTCCTTTGTGGAATTGTTGGAAGTCATCATTCCCGGGAATTCTGCTACAATATCTTTCAGATCAGAATAATTTTTATAAGGTTTGGTAACACCGTTGGAATATACATAAACATTGGGGATGTTTTTATCCTTTTCAAGGCGCACCAGATAATAATCAGAACCTTTTTTCTCTGCATAAACAGCCATTTCCTGTGGCTTTGCGGGCTGGTTTTCCGTTTGCTTTTTCTTTTGTGAAAATGCCGTCAGAGAAAGGAAACTTGCTGCGACAGCAAACCATAGTTTTGTTTTCATAATATTATTTTAGTTTTTTTGATGTGTTGAATTCAATTAAAAAAATCCTCGCCCAATAATCTCCCGCCATTATTTTTACCGGTATTTCGAATAACCGTTTCCTTTAGAATAATGAATTTGATTTCGGGGTTTAAAATTAGTGAAAAATATTGTATCAGAAATATAAACATTATTTAATCTGCTATTAAAACTGAGATAACATCAGATCAATACTTTTGCCGCTAAAAATTCATGAGATCTTATCCACTGCTTGTAATCGTCCTTCTGATAGGATTTGCAGTAATGTCTTTTAATCCAGTTTATAAAGGAAAAGAAAGCGAAAATACATTTGTCAATAAAGGGTTGTCCAACTTTAAAACCAAGCTTGAACAGCTGAAATCAGATGTTGATAAGTTCTCAGAAGACCGCATTTCCCTGGAAGAATTACAGAAATCGTTGAGCAGTACCAGAAATTCATTCAAAGAAATAGAATTTTATGTGGCTTATCATTATCCTGAATTCACCAAAACCCATCTGAATGCAGCCCCATTGTTTCATATTGAAGCGGCCGGAACGTCTGCTTATACGCTTCCTCCTGAAGGATTGCAGGTGCTGGATGAACTGATATTTTCAGATGAAGCAGGAAATGAAAAAGAGAAGATCAAAACCATCACTACCTTTTTATACAACAGCTATTCCGGGTTTTATTTAAGTGCTTTAAAAAATGGTTTGAGCAAAGGCAATAACAAGACATTACCCTTGCGTATTGAGCTGATCAGAATCTATTCTCTAGGAGTGACAGGTTTTGATACTCCAGGCTCCTTAAATATTTCCGAGGAAGCCAGCCATGCTTTTTCAGGGATGCAGAAATACATTAATGATGATCCTTATTTTAAAAATTATAATACTCAGAAAGCCAATCAGATTTTAGCAGAAGGAATAAATTACCTTTCAAAAAATACAGATTTTGAAAATTTTGACAGGATTGAGTTTTACAAGAAATATGTACAGCCTTTGTATGAAGAGTTGGGAAAATGGGATGGAAGACCAGATGATCTTAAAGAATTCTCCGGTTGGAATGTAGGTAACAAGAACTTTTTCAGCAGTGATTTTTTAGATCCTTATTTTTATACTTTATTGAAATCCTCAGAAGATAATCCTGAGCTCCGTAATCTTGGGAAATCAATTTTCTATGACCAGAACTTAAGCGGCGACAGGAAAATGAGCTGTGCAACATGCCATCTTCAGGAAAATGCTTTTACAGATCTTAAAGAAAAATCACAAAGCAACGTAGAAGGAAAAACAGTACTTAGAAATTCGCCGTCTTTGTATAATGCTGTTTTTGCCAAGAGGTTTTTCTATGACCTTCGTGCTTTTTATCTGGAACAGCAGGCAGAACACGTTATTTATAATGAACAGGAATTCAATACAAGCTATGAAAGTATTATTCAGAAACTAAAAACAAAGCCTGAATATAAAAAGGCATTCCGTGCAGCTTTTAAGGATGGAAAGATCAGTAAAGAGAACTTTTCGAAAGCATTAAGCTCTTATGTAGCTTCATTATATTCATTTGACAGCGATTTTGACCGCTTTATGAGGAATGAAAAAAATGTTTCTGAGGACATAAAAAAAGGATTTAACCTGTTTATGGGAAAAGCTAATTGTGCAACCTGTCACTTTGCGCCTCACTTTTCAGGATTGGTACCGCCGTTTTTTAATGAAAATGAATCTGAAGTACTGGGAATACCTGCCAGACCCATCAAACAGCTTCCGGTGGAGCTTGATCAGGACTTAGGAAGAGGAAACAGCCCTGTGAAAAAAGAAAAATCATGGATTTACGATTATTCATTCAAAACGGTCACGGTGAGAAATATTGCCCTTACCAAACCTTATTTCCATAACGGAGCTTTTAATACATTAGAAGAAGTTCTTGATTTTTATAATGAGGGAGGTGGAGAAGGATTAGGATTAAAAATGAAAAACCAAACTCTTGCACCGGATAAATTAAACCTTAGCGAAACGG is a window from the Chryseobacterium indologenes genome containing:
- a CDS encoding cytochrome-c peroxidase, which gives rise to MRSYPLLVIVLLIGFAVMSFNPVYKGKESENTFVNKGLSNFKTKLEQLKSDVDKFSEDRISLEELQKSLSSTRNSFKEIEFYVAYHYPEFTKTHLNAAPLFHIEAAGTSAYTLPPEGLQVLDELIFSDEAGNEKEKIKTITTFLYNSYSGFYLSALKNGLSKGNNKTLPLRIELIRIYSLGVTGFDTPGSLNISEEASHAFSGMQKYINDDPYFKNYNTQKANQILAEGINYLSKNTDFENFDRIEFYKKYVQPLYEELGKWDGRPDDLKEFSGWNVGNKNFFSSDFLDPYFYTLLKSSEDNPELRNLGKSIFYDQNLSGDRKMSCATCHLQENAFTDLKEKSQSNVEGKTVLRNSPSLYNAVFAKRFFYDLRAFYLEQQAEHVIYNEQEFNTSYESIIQKLKTKPEYKKAFRAAFKDGKISKENFSKALSSYVASLYSFDSDFDRFMRNEKNVSEDIKKGFNLFMGKANCATCHFAPHFSGLVPPFFNENESEVLGIPARPIKQLPVELDQDLGRGNSPVKKEKSWIYDYSFKTVTVRNIALTKPYFHNGAFNTLEEVLDFYNEGGGEGLGLKMKNQTLAPDKLNLSETEIKQIIAFLNALTDVSKAK
- a CDS encoding nucleoside phosphorylase, with the protein product MLNKLAASELVLNEDGSVYHLNLLPEDIADKIILVGDPDRVAKVSKYFDTVEIKKNKREFYTHTGTLRGERITVMSTGIGTENIDIVMNELDALVNIDLKNKEFKTEHKALELFRMGTCGSVNPDVQVDNMLVTQNVVGLDGLMHFYQDYNFENEFSKNFLEKFPYERIKPMLYFSDWAEEMGEYYKDAKYHGNTATFPGFYAPQGRQLRLKAVDDKFLETLNDLGITNFEMETSAIYALSKLLGHKAITVNNVIANRRRGEFSADHHASEKNLIDWVLERIIK